One genomic window of Hymenobacter sp. J193 includes the following:
- a CDS encoding DUF4249 domain-containing protein, protein MAALCILWLLSSCIETFEPALTPAAINFLVVDGSINTQGVTTIRLSRAVALDKVGNMLVESKARVYIEEEGGQQYPLTEGPAGTYTSAALSLGNTSRVRLHLTTAAQKEYVSEFTQAIITPAIESVTWKATAEGLQIAVNAQDETDNLKFYQWEYVETWEFNSAFVSKLEYKNGKIQERTNNISHCWGNEASTSIRLGTTEKLAQNVVSEAPITLLPRNTPKLQLKYSILVKQSALSREEYNYLDILRKNSQNIGSLYDPLPSQLTGNVQCISDKEEVVIGFVGAHSVAEKRLFIDRKELPDTWPRANGYETCILDTIPRPNDPPSDWPELPEIQGFFSPGFSIPVDVFELPTSSGPKSFYLYSSAECVDCRKRGVTEKPTFWP, encoded by the coding sequence ATGGCGGCCCTTTGTATCCTATGGCTTTTAAGTAGCTGCATAGAAACATTTGAACCAGCCCTAACCCCCGCAGCTATTAACTTTCTGGTGGTTGATGGCAGCATCAATACTCAGGGAGTAACGACTATCCGGTTGTCGCGCGCTGTTGCCCTGGATAAGGTTGGCAATATGCTGGTAGAAAGTAAGGCGCGCGTATACATAGAAGAGGAAGGCGGGCAGCAGTACCCTTTGACCGAAGGGCCCGCGGGTACCTATACTTCGGCCGCATTGTCACTGGGCAATACGAGCCGGGTGCGCCTGCACTTAACCACGGCCGCTCAAAAAGAATATGTCTCCGAGTTTACCCAGGCAATAATCACCCCGGCTATTGAATCAGTTACGTGGAAGGCCACGGCAGAAGGTTTGCAGATTGCCGTAAACGCCCAGGATGAAACGGACAACCTTAAATTCTATCAGTGGGAATACGTGGAAACCTGGGAGTTCAACTCTGCCTTTGTTTCTAAGCTGGAATACAAAAACGGAAAAATACAGGAGCGCACCAATAATATAAGCCACTGCTGGGGCAACGAAGCCTCGACCAGTATTCGGCTTGGTACTACGGAGAAGCTGGCGCAAAACGTGGTATCGGAAGCACCTATTACGCTATTGCCCAGAAATACGCCCAAGCTGCAGCTTAAATACAGTATTCTGGTGAAGCAGTCTGCCCTGAGCCGGGAGGAATACAATTACCTGGATATTCTGCGTAAGAATTCCCAGAACATCGGCTCTTTATATGACCCGCTGCCTAGCCAACTCACCGGCAACGTGCAGTGTATATCGGACAAAGAGGAAGTGGTTATTGGCTTTGTGGGTGCCCACTCGGTAGCTGAGAAACGACTGTTTATCGACCGTAAAGAATTGCCTGATACCTGGCCCCGTGCAAACGGCTACGAAACCTGCATTCTCGATACAATTCCCCGGCCAAACGACCCACCCAGTGACTGGCCCGAACTCCCGGAGATTCAAGGGTTCTTTAGCCCCGGTTTTTCCATTCCGGTAGATGTATTTGAACTTCCCACTTCAAGTGGGCCAAAGTCTTTCTACCTGTACTCTTCGGCTGAGTGCGTGGACTGCCGCAAGCGGGGCGTAACGGAAAAACCCACGTTCTGGCCGTAG
- a CDS encoding GbsR/MarR family transcriptional regulator — translation MQLDEAKRRFIEGWGTLGSAWGVSRTMAQVHALLLVSPGALSTEDIMDQLQISRGNANMNVRALIDWGIVRKELRPGERREFFSAEKDIHRVATLILQERHKREIAPLMRVLGEISQVEESPAATPEETKAFTHMIGSIQNFAQFADQAAATLIKADENWFISTFMKLMLPRP, via the coding sequence ATGCAACTCGACGAAGCCAAGCGCAGGTTCATTGAAGGCTGGGGCACCCTGGGCTCGGCCTGGGGCGTGAGCCGCACGATGGCCCAGGTCCATGCCTTGCTGCTGGTGTCGCCGGGGGCTTTGAGCACCGAGGACATCATGGATCAGCTGCAGATTTCGCGGGGCAACGCCAACATGAACGTGCGCGCCCTCATCGACTGGGGAATTGTGCGCAAGGAGTTACGGCCGGGCGAGCGGCGGGAGTTTTTCTCGGCCGAGAAAGACATTCACCGGGTGGCTACTCTCATTCTGCAGGAGCGCCACAAGCGCGAAATAGCGCCGCTGATGCGCGTGCTCGGCGAAATAAGCCAGGTGGAAGAATCACCGGCAGCTACGCCGGAAGAAACCAAGGCCTTTACCCACATGATAGGCAGCATCCAGAACTTCGCGCAGTTTGCTGACCAGGCCGCTGCTACCCTTATCAAAGCCGACGAAAACTGGTTTATCAGCACCTTCATGAAACTGATGCTTCCCCGCCCGTAG
- a CDS encoding YsnF/AvaK domain-containing protein, producing the protein MSQTVVGIFDSADQAQQAARQLAAAGFTQESVDVASSGASQSGSNYRNTSGTAVEGATDAAGRTGDSIGNFFNNLFGGDDDAQRYSHVARNSSSVVTVHCQSDEHARQAAEILDQAGTVDVDERASQTGYTMSNSLQGGNTSQAGLSAQVIEENLQVGKRTEQTGGARLRSRIVERPVEASVRLREEHVNVERHAVDRPATDADFAAFKEGEIEITESAERAVVAKEARVVEEVTLGKEVTEREETIRDTVRKTEVDVERINDTTTNTQRSGYTTDDDQRRS; encoded by the coding sequence ATGAGCCAGACCGTAGTAGGAATTTTCGATAGCGCCGACCAGGCGCAGCAAGCCGCCCGCCAACTAGCTGCCGCCGGCTTCACTCAGGAAAGTGTAGATGTTGCCTCAAGCGGCGCCAGCCAGTCGGGCAGCAACTACCGCAACACCAGCGGCACGGCCGTAGAAGGAGCTACTGATGCCGCTGGTCGCACCGGCGACAGCATCGGGAACTTCTTCAACAACCTGTTCGGCGGTGATGATGACGCCCAGCGTTACTCGCACGTGGCCCGCAACAGCAGCTCCGTGGTAACGGTGCATTGCCAGTCGGACGAGCATGCCCGCCAGGCCGCCGAAATCCTTGACCAGGCCGGGACAGTTGATGTAGATGAGCGCGCCTCGCAAACCGGGTACACCATGAGCAATAGTCTGCAGGGTGGAAATACCAGCCAGGCTGGCCTGTCGGCTCAGGTTATTGAAGAAAACCTGCAGGTAGGTAAGCGAACCGAGCAAACCGGAGGTGCCCGTTTGCGCAGCCGTATTGTAGAGCGCCCCGTGGAAGCCAGTGTGCGGTTGCGCGAAGAGCACGTAAACGTAGAGCGCCACGCGGTAGACCGCCCGGCCACAGATGCCGATTTTGCTGCCTTCAAAGAAGGAGAAATTGAAATTACGGAAAGCGCCGAGCGTGCCGTCGTAGCCAAGGAAGCCCGTGTAGTGGAGGAGGTAACGCTGGGTAAAGAAGTAACTGAGCGGGAAGAAACCATCCGCGACACGGTGCGCAAAACGGAAGTAGATGTGGAGCGCATCAATGATACTACCACCAACACGCAACGTAGTGGCTATACCACCGATGACGACCAGCGTCGTTCGTAG
- the dnaE gene encoding DNA polymerase III subunit alpha: MPVFSHLHCHTQYSLLDGQASIGALMKKAQADGMPAVALTDHGNMFGAFNFVAEANKYNVKPIVGCEFYMVEDRHKKSFSREKGERDVRHHQLLLAKDQAGYQNLAKLCSMSFIEGVYSKYPRIDKELLLQYHEGLIATSCCIGAEIPQALLWKTEEEAEKQLKWWLDVFGDDYYIEIQRHGIENIDNTGKSQEDLNQTLLKWAQKYNVKVICTNDSHYVNQEDFAPHDILLCVNTGEEHSIPVGDFQTKYFRLMSQDKKVLYDHLDNLRPLAASDDQVRRQLMRIDEEFQMPKPRSRFGFPNDQFYFKSQEEMNRLFRDVPESVDNTNEIVDKITPPKLQRDILLPNFPLPPEHPTADAFLRHLTFKGAFEGPKPRYSVRTPEIEERLDYELRVIETMGFAGYFLITQDFINHGRNIGVAVGPGRGSAAGSAVAYCIGITNIDPIKYSLLFERFLNPERVSMPDIDIDFDDVNRQKVIDYVVDKYGKTQVAQIITFGTMAAKSSIKDVARAMDLPLPQANDLVKMVPDQVGTTLTKAFAENQELDMIRRDEAPDNLRGQILRLATQLEGSVRNTGIHAAGVIIAPDDITKYIPVSTSKDSDLLVTQFDGKVIESAGMLKMDFLGLKTLTIIVDAINLIEQNHGVKIDIDEIPIDDQKTYELYQRGDTIGTFQFESEGMRMYLKDLKPTNIEDLIAMNALYRPGPMQFIPNFINRKHGREAVDYPHELLEPILNYSQGIMVYQEQIMQTAQILAGYSLGGADLLRRAMGKKDMKKMALEREKFCEGAEKLHGIKAKKANEVFDVMEKFAAYGFNRSHSAAYSVVAYQTGYLKAHYPAEYMAAVLTNNMGDIKKVTFFIEEARKQGVAVLGPDVNESILKFNVNKQGQIRFGMAAVKGAGEAAIENIVEERGKKGPYTDIFDFSKRVNLRAVNKKTFESLALSGAFDSFERYHRRQFVEAPSGDQNLIDKAVKMGQQFQADQDSAQQSLFGGGAFGAVAMPLPKVADMEPWPAVEQLRREKEVVGFYLSGHPLDDFKLEIDSYCTCGLDKVENYKNREVTVAGLITNVLFKTTKTGQPFVSFSVEDYESSLNLALFRDDYSRFSPLINPRNYDKEQVPPMYIRGKYAQRFRDSDQFEFKILTMEPLFNVAEKLANGVRVQLDLRTITEPFMDRFMEAVEGCQGSKKLEIKFAEPHEHLAVDTYSRRYRIEPKEFIRRMREMEIDACQLI, encoded by the coding sequence ATGCCCGTATTCTCGCACCTGCACTGCCATACTCAATATTCCCTGCTCGATGGCCAGGCCAGCATCGGAGCCCTGATGAAAAAGGCCCAGGCCGACGGCATGCCCGCCGTAGCCCTCACCGACCACGGCAACATGTTCGGGGCCTTCAACTTCGTGGCTGAGGCCAATAAGTACAACGTGAAGCCCATTGTGGGCTGCGAGTTCTATATGGTGGAAGACCGGCACAAGAAGAGCTTCAGCCGGGAAAAAGGGGAGCGAGACGTACGCCACCACCAGCTCTTGCTGGCCAAAGACCAGGCCGGCTACCAAAACCTGGCCAAGCTCTGCTCCATGAGCTTCATCGAGGGGGTGTACAGCAAGTACCCGCGTATCGACAAGGAGTTGCTGCTGCAGTACCACGAAGGGCTGATTGCCACTTCCTGCTGCATCGGGGCCGAAATTCCGCAGGCCCTGCTCTGGAAAACCGAGGAAGAAGCCGAAAAGCAGCTCAAGTGGTGGCTCGACGTGTTCGGCGACGATTACTACATTGAAATCCAGCGCCACGGCATCGAGAACATCGACAACACCGGCAAAAGCCAGGAAGATCTGAATCAGACGCTGCTCAAGTGGGCGCAGAAGTATAACGTCAAGGTTATCTGCACCAATGACTCGCACTACGTTAACCAGGAGGATTTCGCGCCCCACGATATTCTGCTCTGCGTGAACACCGGCGAGGAGCACAGCATCCCGGTCGGTGACTTCCAGACCAAGTACTTCCGGCTGATGTCGCAGGACAAGAAGGTGCTCTACGACCACCTCGACAACCTGCGCCCCCTGGCGGCTTCCGACGACCAGGTGCGCCGCCAGCTCATGCGCATCGACGAGGAGTTCCAGATGCCCAAGCCCCGCTCCCGCTTCGGCTTCCCCAACGACCAGTTCTACTTCAAGAGTCAGGAGGAAATGAACCGGCTGTTCCGGGACGTGCCCGAAAGTGTGGACAACACAAACGAAATCGTGGATAAAATCACGCCGCCCAAGCTGCAGCGTGATATTCTGCTCCCCAACTTTCCGCTGCCGCCCGAGCACCCCACCGCCGACGCCTTCCTGCGCCACCTCACCTTCAAGGGTGCCTTCGAAGGACCCAAGCCGCGCTACTCGGTGCGCACGCCCGAAATCGAGGAGCGCCTCGACTACGAGCTACGCGTGATTGAGACGATGGGCTTTGCCGGCTACTTCCTTATCACGCAGGACTTCATCAACCACGGCCGCAACATTGGGGTAGCCGTGGGGCCGGGCCGGGGCTCGGCGGCAGGTTCGGCCGTGGCCTACTGCATCGGCATCACCAACATCGACCCGATTAAGTACTCTCTGCTGTTCGAGCGTTTTCTCAACCCGGAGCGCGTATCCATGCCCGATATCGACATTGACTTTGACGACGTGAACCGCCAGAAAGTCATTGACTACGTGGTGGATAAGTACGGCAAAACCCAGGTGGCCCAAATTATCACCTTCGGCACCATGGCCGCCAAAAGCAGCATCAAGGACGTGGCCCGGGCTATGGACCTGCCGCTGCCCCAGGCCAACGACCTGGTGAAGATGGTACCCGACCAGGTGGGTACTACGCTCACCAAGGCCTTTGCCGAAAACCAGGAGCTGGACATGATCCGGCGCGACGAAGCGCCCGATAACCTGCGCGGTCAGATTCTGCGCCTGGCTACCCAGCTCGAAGGCTCGGTACGTAACACCGGCATCCACGCCGCCGGCGTCATCATTGCCCCCGACGACATTACCAAGTACATTCCCGTCTCCACGTCCAAGGACTCGGACCTTTTGGTGACGCAGTTCGACGGCAAGGTGATTGAGAGTGCCGGCATGCTCAAGATGGACTTCCTGGGGCTGAAAACCCTGACTATCATCGTGGACGCCATCAACCTGATTGAGCAGAACCACGGCGTCAAAATCGACATCGACGAAATTCCGATTGACGACCAGAAAACCTACGAGCTCTACCAGCGCGGCGACACCATCGGTACGTTCCAGTTCGAGTCGGAAGGCATGCGCATGTACCTCAAGGACCTCAAGCCCACCAACATCGAGGACTTGATTGCCATGAACGCCCTGTACCGGCCCGGCCCAATGCAGTTCATCCCGAACTTCATCAACCGCAAGCACGGCCGCGAGGCAGTCGATTACCCCCACGAGCTGCTGGAACCCATCCTGAACTACTCCCAGGGCATCATGGTGTACCAGGAGCAGATCATGCAGACGGCCCAGATTCTGGCGGGCTACTCCTTGGGCGGCGCCGATTTGCTGCGCCGCGCCATGGGTAAGAAGGACATGAAGAAGATGGCGCTGGAGCGGGAGAAATTCTGCGAGGGCGCCGAGAAGCTGCACGGCATCAAGGCCAAAAAGGCCAACGAGGTGTTCGACGTGATGGAGAAGTTTGCGGCCTACGGCTTCAACCGCTCCCACTCCGCCGCCTACTCGGTGGTGGCCTACCAGACCGGCTACCTCAAGGCTCACTACCCGGCCGAGTACATGGCCGCCGTGCTCACCAACAACATGGGCGACATCAAGAAGGTGACCTTCTTTATCGAGGAAGCCCGCAAGCAGGGCGTAGCCGTATTGGGCCCCGACGTGAACGAATCCATCCTGAAGTTCAACGTGAACAAGCAGGGCCAGATTCGCTTCGGCATGGCCGCCGTAAAAGGCGCGGGTGAGGCTGCCATTGAAAATATTGTGGAAGAGCGGGGTAAGAAAGGCCCCTACACCGATATTTTCGACTTCTCAAAGCGCGTCAACCTGCGGGCCGTCAATAAGAAGACGTTCGAAAGCCTGGCTTTGTCCGGGGCCTTCGACTCATTTGAGCGCTACCACCGCCGCCAGTTCGTGGAAGCCCCCAGTGGCGACCAGAACCTGATTGACAAGGCCGTGAAGATGGGCCAGCAGTTCCAGGCCGACCAGGACTCGGCCCAGCAGAGCCTGTTCGGCGGCGGGGCGTTTGGCGCTGTGGCCATGCCTCTGCCCAAAGTAGCCGACATGGAGCCCTGGCCCGCCGTAGAGCAGTTGCGCCGCGAAAAGGAGGTGGTAGGCTTCTACCTTTCGGGCCACCCGCTCGACGACTTCAAGCTGGAAATAGACTCCTACTGCACCTGCGGGCTCGACAAAGTAGAGAACTACAAAAACCGCGAGGTAACGGTAGCCGGGCTGATAACGAACGTGCTGTTCAAGACCACCAAAACCGGTCAGCCCTTCGTGTCATTCAGCGTGGAAGACTACGAGTCCTCTCTGAACTTGGCGCTGTTTCGCGACGACTACTCTCGCTTTTCTCCCCTCATCAACCCGCGCAACTACGACAAGGAGCAGGTGCCGCCCATGTACATTCGGGGCAAGTACGCCCAGCGCTTCCGCGACTCCGACCAGTTCGAGTTCAAGATTCTGACCATGGAGCCCCTGTTCAACGTGGCCGAAAAGCTGGCCAACGGAGTGCGCGTGCAGCTTGACCTGCGCACCATCACCGAGCCCTTCATGGACCGGTTTATGGAAGCCGTGGAAGGTTGCCAGGGCTCCAAAAAGCTGGAAATCAAGTTTGCCGAGCCCCATGAGCACCTGGCCGTCGACACCTACTCGCGCCGCTACCGCATCGAGCCTAAGGAGTTCATCCGCCGGATGCGCGAAATGGAAATCGACGCCTGCCAGCTGATTTAA
- a CDS encoding DUF4249 domain-containing protein, with the protein MKSLLTYCLLVLLGLVAGCVESYLPEVAPGEASLLVVDGYINSVGVSTIRLSRAVNLQTTAAAPVEARARVFIEEADGAQYPLTESQPGTYTSAALTLPAGRQVRLHFTTAGQREYVSDYTSVKVTPPIDSLSWRTKSDGLQVYVNTHDDSNLNRHYRWTFDETWEFTSAFRSELEYTKEGLVYRRNNIYNCWGSEVPTTIQLGNTMKLAQNVILQPLRLLPQSSPKLRFKYSILVKQYALTPEEYAYWEELRKNTENIGTLFDPLPTQLTGNVHNIADPSEPVLGFVGSQSMSEQRLFISRQQIPDSWNPLTGYESCDSWVLPTPFTTPASHSVQEIMDYFKRGGAIPIVELLNPPVGYYRPSYLMSYPECVDCRKRGTNVKPSFWP; encoded by the coding sequence ATGAAGAGCCTGCTTACCTATTGCCTGTTGGTGTTGCTCGGTTTGGTGGCGGGCTGCGTGGAGTCTTATCTGCCGGAGGTAGCCCCTGGCGAGGCCAGCCTGCTGGTGGTTGACGGCTACATCAACAGCGTGGGAGTAAGCACCATTCGCCTCTCGCGGGCCGTGAACCTGCAAACCACCGCCGCTGCCCCCGTCGAGGCCCGGGCCCGGGTCTTCATTGAGGAGGCCGATGGGGCGCAGTACCCGCTCACGGAAAGCCAGCCTGGCACGTATACCTCCGCCGCCCTGACGCTGCCGGCCGGCCGCCAGGTGCGCCTGCACTTCACCACGGCCGGCCAGCGGGAGTACGTGTCCGACTATACCAGCGTGAAGGTCACGCCCCCGATTGACTCGCTCTCGTGGCGCACTAAATCCGACGGGCTGCAGGTGTACGTGAACACCCACGACGACTCGAACCTGAACCGGCACTATCGCTGGACCTTTGACGAAACATGGGAGTTTACCTCGGCTTTTCGCTCAGAGCTAGAGTATACAAAAGAGGGACTTGTGTACCGTAGAAACAATATTTATAACTGCTGGGGCAGTGAAGTGCCTACAACTATTCAACTGGGTAACACCATGAAACTGGCGCAGAATGTCATATTGCAGCCGTTGAGGCTACTGCCCCAAAGCTCGCCTAAGCTACGCTTCAAGTACAGCATCCTGGTCAAGCAATATGCCCTCACGCCCGAAGAGTACGCCTATTGGGAAGAGTTGCGCAAAAACACGGAAAATATAGGAACCCTGTTCGACCCCTTACCAACTCAGCTTACGGGCAACGTGCATAATATAGCCGACCCCAGCGAGCCAGTGCTTGGCTTTGTCGGGTCCCAGTCAATGTCGGAGCAGCGCCTGTTCATCAGCCGCCAGCAGATTCCTGATAGCTGGAACCCGCTGACTGGCTATGAGTCCTGTGACAGTTGGGTGCTTCCAACCCCCTTCACAACTCCCGCATCTCATTCAGTGCAGGAAATCATGGATTATTTTAAACGCGGCGGAGCAATTCCTATTGTGGAACTCCTGAACCCGCCTGTAGGCTATTACAGACCAAGTTATCTGATGTCTTATCCTGAATGCGTGGATTGCCGCAAGCGAGGAACCAACGTGAAGCCGAGCTTCTGGCCCTGA
- a CDS encoding YsnF/AvaK domain-containing protein, protein MNPTSSSASSETPDRLSTEQAAAVVLPVIEERAILTREVMESGRVQIIKRVHEQEEQLNVLLQQENVQVERRPVNQFVADDAELPVSRQEGDTTIIPVLREVVVTRVLVVEEIRITKQVVQVPHTQTVQLRQEEIQIERQSFLSDDAATSQPTH, encoded by the coding sequence ATGAATCCGACCTCATCTTCCGCCTCGTCCGAAACGCCTGACCGGCTCAGCACTGAGCAGGCTGCAGCGGTGGTTTTACCTGTAATAGAGGAACGAGCCATCCTGACAAGGGAAGTGATGGAGAGTGGCCGGGTGCAGATTATCAAACGAGTGCATGAGCAGGAGGAGCAACTGAACGTGCTTCTGCAGCAGGAAAATGTGCAGGTAGAACGGCGGCCCGTCAACCAGTTTGTGGCCGACGATGCGGAACTGCCTGTCAGCCGCCAGGAAGGGGACACGACCATTATCCCGGTTTTGCGGGAGGTGGTGGTAACCCGGGTACTGGTAGTGGAGGAAATCCGCATCACCAAGCAAGTCGTGCAAGTGCCTCATACCCAAACCGTGCAGCTACGGCAGGAAGAAATCCAGATTGAGCGTCAATCCTTTCTTTCAGACGATGCTGCCACTTCTCAACCCACCCATTAA